Genomic window (uncultured Fusobacterium sp.):
TTAGTTTTTATTAATTCAGAATATAGTGTTTCTACAACTTTATATTTTTCTTTCTCTACTTTTTCATTAGTTTTTATAATTGTACCATCTATTAAGATCATCTCTATACAATCTTTATCTTTTCTATAAATTTGTGATACAAGATCTTTTAAAAGAAATCCATCTATCAAATCAAGTATATTTTTTAATTGAGGAATCTCCTCTTTTTTCTCTGTAACAATAAGTGGAATATCTTTTTTGGTATTCTCATTAAATGTACCAAATATTATTCCATCACTATCTACTAAGTAGATGCTATTCTTTACTTGAGCATAGTAGGATAACTCCTTCTCTTCTACAATTATTTTAAGTTCACCTAATGAATTATTC
Coding sequences:
- a CDS encoding cell division protein FtsQ/DivIB, with product MGFIIRTFTLLGISWLVFSIPSKFLTLDYFKINKVDIVGNPKILLLELTELGKTIYNSNIWDLDFSKLEKELKKDVRVKDIKFENNSLGELKIIVEEKELSYYAQVKNSIYLVDSDGIIFGTFNENTKKDIPLIVTEKKEEIPQLKNILDLIDGFLLKDLVSQIYRKDKDCIEMILIDGTIIKTNEKVEKEKYKVVETLYSELIKTKKVEYIDLRFNDFIVKSVGEKSGDK